The following nucleotide sequence is from Trifolium pratense cultivar HEN17-A07 linkage group LG2, ARS_RC_1.1, whole genome shotgun sequence.
ataaaatgtttgtGACATGACAGTAATAATgagttattgttgttttttgcaGTGTCTGATGCCCCTGTTCCTGCTCGGGCCGCTGCTGCTCCTCGTACGTTTCCTTATGTACTCTTTCTCTTTTAAAATGAGTGTCTTGCCCGTTGATTAAAGATGCAATGGTGGTTTTAAAAGAtatgacatttttattaaactaaTCTTACTAATTATTGGTCAAAGTAGAATATAGTACTTTGGAACTTTTGTACAAAAATCCTCTTCAAACTGCTGCCAATACAGTTGAAATTATGACTGCGATGATGTTGTTGTGACAAGTGTGAGTgagtaagtcccacattgcttagaaaattgaaggttgaacactttataagtgagagaattCATTAACTTATCATCATAATGGTGTGTTCGGTGGATTGGAAAGATATTTCCTCCCTCTTTCTTTACACACTCAACCAAACACACCATAAGGTTTTGGTTTGATGAagggtttgattttttttttgacaaaggtGATCAGGCGGCGTGTTCCCACATTGCTTATATATAATGGaagttgaacactttataaatgAGAGCATACATAAATCACGTGGgcttgtatattattattttctttatacCGTGGTATATATATGGTTTGAAAAGTAAACATGTTCAATCCTGTTTTCTTCGACATGATTGGTTTTTCGAATTTGATTTTTGGAATTAAGATATTTACATGATGATCCGTTTCTCTAATTTGAATcattacataaaaataattttctaggTGTAAGCCTTTCACCAGCATCTTCTCCTACTCCATCTGCTGAAGCACCTGGTGAGACCACTCCTTCTGTGAATGAACTATCTACAGAACCGGCAGCCGCACCGACCGGCAAGAGTGCAGCATCAGCATTGCTCCCTATTTCAGTTGGATCCCTTCTTGTTTTCCTTGTATCTGCATTCTCAGGCCTTTAAGCCATGTCTAGTTCCATTTTTAGGTTAGGAAGATTATAACATGAGGAGTAATATTTGGAATTTCAATGTTTAAttttgagtattattaccattAATTAGAGCTATTTTCACTGTGTATGACTTGAACCTACCCATTCATatgtatatttattatttatttatgatatgtTACATGGTATTGTGGTTAATTAAACTCCCAACTAGTAAGAGATGCATGGAAGGTACATTTTATGGTGGTCACCACAACTCTACAGCTACCTTCATTTACAAGCAtgatgattgatatttgatGGTTCTAACtacttaaaattattatgaaatgatttatatgatttattttatgaGATAATGAGGAAAATGCACTCTTTGgcaagtccaataagctagcttatagtttattggactagcttataagcttgtttgataaaaatgtgaagtgtttggtaacgagcttctctaactagcttatagcgttttttgatatgttatttcaagtagcgtatgagcttatagttttttacatttttacccttattatttttatttattatttctttattttttttaaaaaatataataactacccattaaccatgtattttatttttatgtcattttgtacttacaacaactaaatttgccaaacactttGATTTTATTCTACTAATTTTTCAGCTATATGCTATCAGCCATAaactatcagctataagctagttttccAGCTATCAGCTTGTTTATATCTTATTTTTCCCAAACATACCAAAGCCTTCTATGTTGTTGGTTCATTGATAGTTCTTCAACCACATGATATTTTTTCCTCCCACCCCTTAAATTTCTCTTTCGCGCATAAAACTTCCAAAAacgttttccaaaattttatgcgTGTTTTGCGCAGGAAGAGAAATTTGCGGGGTGGGAAAAGAAACCATCCAACCACATATGACTTGTTTCCTTTTGCATTGGGGCCTTAAGTTGGGCGGATCCCTTTCTTTTGGCCCAATGTTCTCTAGAAAAAAATTCTACAAATagcttaataatttatttatttttataaaaaaaaatattgattaaaaaataagttaattaatTGTGCCGAAATCATTCAATTAGTCTGGATTCCCTTAAATATCTGTTCTAATTAAGTAGATAGAAGATGCCTTCATGTTGATTTCATACTCTGTCTCTCTTTTAGGGGTTGACAGATGGTTTACAATTGAAGCAAGTCCATCAGCATATTTGTTGGATTATGGCTGTAAGGGTCCTTGAATTTATCTTTCAAACTACAAGACAATTAAACCAGCATATATacttatatttcaattttaatattttaccaATTCCTATCCTAAATTCTTAATTGCATGTTCACatgatatattaaaaataacattgcACGACCTATAGTTTGGCATTAATTTTGTCCACTAAAATTAAACCATCACTAAATCCAAATGTTTTCATTAAACTATATTTCCTCTAGTGTACGGTATTGACTAGGGTGCAAGGTATATTATTCACAaataattggttttttttaacaaaacagcTTAAACTTTGTGTGCACCGTGTGATAGTTGTAACTTAGCACAGCTTGCTAGCTTGGCCTAAAATTCATGGTAGCTTTTCTTTGTGACGTGCTTACCCATTCACATGCTCACTTGAagacataaatatatataggattaaatacaaattttagtccataaaaaattattaaattttgtttttggttcaattaaaaatgtgacatatttttatttctacaaaattattatgcatGTAATTTTAGTGTCTGCTGTTAAATTGGTGtgtatttttgaattattattttgtagatatgtttagaatattataaaaagttattaaaaaataaaaagaaattcaaaatttgttttataaGTCGATATTTTCGTTagttttatctttattttttgaaatttaaaaaattcatatttaatttttttttattttaaaaaattataaagttttgtaaaatttttttatagtattataaaCAAGAATGAaccaattatttaaaatttaaacgtTTAAGTATAActaaacaatttttaattttaaaagataacGGGGATTAAAACTGTGTACATAAAATTGTTGTAAGAATCAAAACATGTcacttttttataaatatattgacaatgtatataaattaaattcaaacaaaatttagtaattttatagACAACataaacttatttaacccaTATATTCACATAATACTTTGTACTTCATTATATATGTAGACTAATCATGTGAGTCCTACACACAAAGACTATCCTTCTTCACCGTGAgtcctaattttatttttttaccgtAATGTATTGCAAAGACCTGCAATAAAATCACCACTTATTACTTGATTAATAGACATAAGAAGGTTAATAAGCTATATATGCATTGCATGATtactatttaatatattttctatCAAAAGAACACCAATGTAGGGAACAAAATGCCAAAATAAAGTGGCatgcattatttttattttatttttgataatatatGACTTGAGATATATCAATTTGATCAAATGGCAGAGTAGTTTTCTTAATTAGTCACTACAATTATGCACTTGGACTATTTGATCTCTAAACATATATACGCTAAATTGTGatttagggttttcaatttTAAGGTAAAAATTGTCATTTGACATACACAGTGTATTATTTTCTggtatgtaatttaattttttaattatcaaattattgcttattatgacttaaatttttatacacaatataattttttttatttaatttatatattataaattcttTTAACGGCCCACCCAAAAAAATAttcctggttccgccactgTTGACTAGGGTGCAAGGTATATTATTCACAaataattggttttttttaacaaaacagcTTAAACTTTGTGTGCACCGTGTGATAGTTGTAACTTAGCACAGCTTGCTAGCTTGGCCTAAAATTCATGGTAGCTTTTCTTTGTGACGTGCTTACCCATTCACATGCTCACTTGaagacacaaatatatataggattaaatacaaattttagtccataaaaaattattaaattttgtttttggttcaattaaaaatgtgacatatttttatttctacaaaattattatgcatGTAATTTTAGTGTCTGCTGTTAAATTGGTGtgtatttttgaattattattttgtagatatgtttagaatattataaaataaaaagaaattcaaaatttgttttataaGTTGATATTTTCGTTAGTTTTAcctttattttttgaaatttaaaaaatttatttattttttattttaaaaaattctaaagttttgtaatttttttttatagtattataaaCAAGAATGAaccaattatttaaaatttaaaattttaagtataactaaacaatttttaattttaaaagataatggGGATTAAAACTGGGTACATAAATTTTTTGTAAGGATCAAAACATGTCACTTTTTTATAAATACATTGataatgtatataaattaaattcaaacaaaatttagtaattttatagACAACataaacttatttaacccaTATATTCACATAATACTTTGTACTTCATTATATATGTAGACTAATCATGTGAGTCCTACACACAAAGACTATCCTTCTTCACCGTGAgtcctaattttatttttttaccgtAATGTATTGCAAAGACCTGCAATAAAATCACCACTTATTACTTGATTAATAGACATAAGAAGGTTAATAAGCTATATATGCATTGCATGATtactatttaatatattttctatCAAAAGAACACCAATGCAGGGAACAAAATGCCAAAATAAAGTGGCatgcattatttttattttatttttgataatatatGACTTGAGATATATCAATTTGATCAAATGGCAGAGTAGTTTTCTTAATTAGTCACTACAATTATGCACTTGGACTATTTGATCTCTAAACATATATACGCTAAATTGTGatttagggttttcaatttTAAGGTAAAAATTGTCAAACACCACTAGTGCTATTTCAAAGTTTCAACAACCAAGCTTCAGCTATATTATCTTTTGTCTTAATTATGATCCCCTAGCTAGTTCCAAATTGCAATTAATTAAATCACGTGTAATTGAACAAGTTTCACTGTATTTTCCTTCAATCttctagctagctagctagcatGCGCCAAGAAAGTTCGCAAGAAGAGACAGACAATGCAAGTTGCAAGTTTGCAACCTTATATTTGGCCTAAATAATTGGTCACCTTCAACGTTGTACAAGAAATGGTTTCTCACTTGCCTACAAAAAAAAGTCCTATATTAAGAAAATGGTATGGACGTCCAACCACATAAATTAACCATATTTTTCAactaaattgaaaattaatcatCTAATCAACTGAATTAATGACATTTTTGCATGTGATTATTCTGATAACGGCGGTATacctaaatatttttctttgtgTTAACTCTCTTATTTCTAGAGAAAGAAATCTCTAATAATACAGAGTTTGAccgcaaaataaataaaatccgACAAAATTATTTCATGCATCCAAAAATTAAATTCGAATTCTTAATTAACTCTCCTATTTCTAGAGAAAAAACCCATAATAATACAGAATTTAaccgtaaaataaataaaatatgacaaaattatttcatgcatctaaaaattaaattcgAATTATGTAAACATTTGATGTATGTCATGTAGCTACTGTCTCATTCCCTTGTGGGGTCATAGCTGCTCAAAATTATCCGACATTTATTTATCCTATACATAAAATAAGGCCTGAATAATGAATATGGCTAATGTAGGATCCAATCTTTTTCctcatttttgttttcaaagacAAAAACCATTTTATCTTCCTTAATTTTGAACCATATATATAGTTAGTTGACCCTGCCggcgaatatatatatatatatatatatatatatatatatatatatatatatatatatatatatatatatatacgtaaattaaactcaaattgGGTTGTTTGTAGTACGTACTAGTCAAACATGATTGCCATTAATATTGTCTTTAGATTTTACCGTTTGTTTACTTCCATAACAACATAATAAAGTCCCTGGTTCATGCATTATATTATAATCATGATCTTGTGATAAAATTGTTCACgagtttgttttaaaataaaattacaagtaGTATCATTAATTATGGGTCATAAACAAGTATATAGAGGATGAATTCATAgcaaatatcgaataaaaaagtttataataGATAAGTTAACTGAttaaatttgtagtgtttgataaaattggtggttaaactagcttataaattTGAATTAGTGGGTATTTTTCAAGTAAGATTACATAAgagtaaaattgagagaaaaatgGTAAGTTATATAAGTCggtaaaaataaactataagctcgtgagaaaataaacaatttttttttatcatgtgaatttataaactataaactcaAAATGTGACATTATCATAGTTCAATCTTTCggagataataataattagaaaaAAGTTACGCAAAATTGGCTAAACCATAATACATTTTTGGTATTCATATGTTTTGTGTTAAATAACACTTATCTTATAAACTTGTTTAGTTGCTTGTTTCTCTAATGTGATTTCCTATCGATTGAGTTAAATTCACATAAACGattaaacaattattttatttatttatgtatagTATATGCTTATGATTAGAAAAAACTGCTCTTCAAAGAATAATGCAATTAGTTATGACAGATTTTTAGATAAGCAAATTGAGATGGGAAATAAAAAGCAATTTGGCTTTTCTTTCTACCTAGCTCATCTTGAACTAGTCAGTCCTCTCCCATTAGAGATATGATGAAGACCATTTCCTTCCTTTATTGACAAATGAAGACTATTTCCTGACCATGTGTAAATCGAATTATgttataatcaatttttttttacctaaacTTGTTTTATGTCGTTGATACCAATAATGTGTGCAAAACCgcttataataattaatactactacCTCTCCGTCACTAAATAATGGTTTTCATCCTATAATATAATAAACCACGGCTAGTGTCTTTGGATCCACGTTTTAGAAACACAACAAAAGCAAAACCGCGTTCCAACGTTTAATTGAGAAGCTGCAATTCTTTGCTTCTACTAAACGTGCGTTCTTAGCTTCAATGCTAACTAGATCcactagttaaaaaaattaatataggctctttttggtaaaattaagctataagctagctgataacTGAAAATCTAATAGATTAAAATTaaagtatttgataaatttagcttttgtaataataaaatgacataaaaatacacaGTTATTTTATGTGAGTGAATAGTTATTTTTTGAGTGGatagttttattattaaaaaaaataaagaaattaaaataacaaggttaaaattggaagaaaaggtaaaaaattataagttcaaacactacttgaaataacatttgcaaaaaagctataagcaaaacttgttaccaaacacctctaattttatgaaacaagcttatacgcctataataagctataagctagcttatttgtgttaccaaacataCTCATAGTCAAAATATTTAGAATACTTATATAGTCTCGACTTCTTAAAAATgtacaaaataatatttttaataagattttttatttcttacaTAGTGCTCTAAAGACAAGAGTTAGCATGACTTTAAGTATATTACCGTTTAATTAGAGAAAGagttagttaattttttattagagtatttactattattttttaaataatccgGTGGGTAGACTCATGCTCAACCACAAGTTAGGATTTTAATTTAGGTGTTTAAACTCGAGTTCTTGAATTTTTTGGGTTAAGGGTGTCAAGGTAAATAAATTAACGGATTCAAAATGTAAAACAAATAGGAATATAGGtgtatttgcaattttttaatttcaaggGGTTAAGTTGAACACTTTCGTATATGTACACACCTTAAATGTAGAGAAATTAGAAATCTCattatcaaattcaatttttttcgtATCAGGATCTTTGTCGTTATCAATTAAATTGTACTTACgagtttaaaatatttattataatattgcACCTAAATTGTACGTACGAGTTTAGTCTCCCAAGTTAATTCCTTTatatctttcttatttttttttgtatttaatatattttattagagTGTTTATTAAATACTTTTTCGAAGTGTCAACATAGTTGAGATGTCTTAGCTTTCACCTTTGTACcattttgcttttataaaaaaaaataaaattagtaggATCTCattaaaaatacaagaaataaaTTCTTGGGGTAGTATAACTATAGCCAAGGAAATTAACAAATCTAGCAAACCCCACATAAAAATAACCGACGCTCACCATGTAGAAAACGCGTAGgcacaaataattaatttattttttgaaaagcatatgaataattaattttattttattttttgacaaaattaattagtCTTCTTATGGTCTAATATTAAATGAATTAACCCTAAGATAAGTTCAAAACACCATTCTTCTATAattgtgtgtatatataatcCAACACCCACACATGCATTCTCAACATAAAAACATAGACAAAAACATAACCAAAATGGATGTTTTATTATCCTTAAACTCACCAAACCTTATCAACATTTCAAAACCATATCAATATCATAATCTTCCAACACTCTCAAATAAACAACAAATTAGACAACCTCGTACTCAGTTTTCTATTTCATGCAGAGCCACAAACACAAAAAATGTTCCAATTCATGAagttaatgatgatgatgatggaaattTCTACAAGGTACTATGTTTGAGTCCAAAAAGTGCAACAATGGATGACATAAAAAGAGCATATAGAACAATGGCTCTTCAATATCATCCTGATTTGTGTCACGATCGTTTGAAGAACGAGGAATCAACGCGGATGTTTGTACAAGTGAATGCAGCTTATAAGACTCTGTCAAATCCAGAGCTAAAAGCAGAGTATGATTATGAAATTGGTTTGGGTTTGAGAAGAAGTAGGTGGATGGAACAAGTGATTGAGTTGAAAAGAAGGTCTCATAATGAAGGATCATGGGGTAGTAGAATGAGAGCCATGAACAATATCAACAAAGACGATGATCATTGATCCTTGTGGAACAATTCTTTTCcggactttacttacctcacgaCTCAATTCTGGATTACCGGACCCCTTTCGCCCTCGGAAATCAGAGTGTTAATACCAAAGAAGAAATAGCTAGTTTTTTTAGCTTTGTCTCCATGTGATTATGTTGTTGTATTATTTCACATAATTACCATTACATTCATTCTTGTATTGAtctaaaaaagaatatttttgtttaccagcaaaaaattaatctctttgtcaaaatgaaaattattgaattaatcAACTTTATTTTAGGACTATTAAAACAAGGATGGTTATTATCATTGTTTAAAATTGCAGCTGCAATctcccgcaactacgatcgggagaaGGCTGTAACCACTTGATGCTATAACTGACCCCCAAGATTAAGCCGTCTAGTGTGGTCCGGATATTGGTGgcgaaaactaaaaaaatttaggCTGCGGTCTTTGCGGTTGTAGCATGAAatggtttttaattttcataaactatacTAAGTGGCACCGCCGTCCCAATACACTATTTACTTCCTATAGTAgagtatttgttttttcttaatcAGAGATGGTTGAAATATAATGTTGAGAGTGTCTTATCGTaagattttttattgataaaaatattttggaatttggggttctgaaattttaatttttgttgagaAGATTTAAACAAACATGTCCGAAATATTTCGTTCAGGTTCCTGAACGTTTGCACACGTACATGTGATAATGAATTACAACGCAATCGCGGTGCGACGTGATTGTGGAAGCTACCGTATCAGCAATATTGTGGCCGCAATTGCGGATGAAGAGTGCAATTTGAAACCAATAGAACTACAATTAGGCGACAAAATTTTCTCTCAAAAGTTTTGATTGTGCTGCATTCCCATATGTTATTGCACCACTTCACCATGAGAGAATATATGAATCCTTTAAAATCTATATATGTTGTTGCTAAGCTATTGACAATCTTAGAGACAATTTATGAGGAGTTCATTTGGAATATTTGGTTTTAATGAATACTAATAATAACCTCAAGATTAATTTCTTCTTAATGCATATCCTATGAGGTTATGACAGCACAAAAATTAGTGCaaaacatatattaatatgcatGAAGTGTTTGCAAAATACTGACAATTTTTTTCCAAACACAACTCTCCCCTAATAAttcaatgttatatttctcttgaACTATCACCTGTCTTGGATCTATTATCGTATATAATGGTATTCAAATTTCGTTATCGGAGGAACCAGATCACCGGTAGCAATGCGCAACTCGTATAAACTGCACAATAGATATAGAAAATGCCCTTTGTAAAGTCTTTTTGGTATTCCATAGGCTTTTCCCTTAGCGACATTGTATGCCGCGGTTTAATAAATCACAGTTGTTTTAATAGCAAAACCGTCACAAATGAGCGATCGATCAGAGAAAATGATAGATAGCATAGCATACATGCCATCCTCTTAACAGTTCCTATGGCCTTAGATCTTACAAATCAGGTTATAATGTTTGTCATTGTATAGTATTATCTTTCTGTTAATTTAGGTGCATATGTGTAGGCCATGACACCAAACTATATGATAAACCTTAACTctaacacattgtttatttataatatctGCTAACATTATATATAACTTAATCAATTTTCACCAAGtcaattttctctctttcttccatttttaaTTGGTTTTTTCTCTTACTATTTCTTCTATAAGGTTTCTTCCACCAatcattgaatatatatatatatataattcacaaaagaatattattactattattagcTTTCACACCATAAGATAAAAAAGAtgcattatataatataataaacataGAAAAcatatttctttcatttttgacTTTCGATACATGATATCAATTGGAACTAGATATCAATGAGAATCAAACAAAACTACAGACAAAAAATCTACATGCCCCTTCATTATTCCTAAGAGCTCCCTAAACAGTTTCAAACACCCTTTAATTTTCTTCATATCTGATTTAAATACACTTCTATTGGAATAGTATTATGTTGTTCATAAATCTGCACCCTTTggaccaaaagttgcaacagcATCACCTACTGTTAGAAATATTTTATCTTCTCCTATTAAGTCTGATATCTTCGATGCATGGAGCTTTTCAATTACAATTGGTCCCGGGTTCGCCACAAGAAGCTGTCAAAAGATCACAAACATGAACAATTATTTAGTACAGGTTGAAACTGTTTTATACATTATAATAGTAATATTTCATAGATGAATTTCTTGGCACACAAGCAATTGATTTGCCATAACAAACATATAGGATTAAAGATCAAATTGATTGGGTGCCTTAAATTGGTGATTCACTAGAAAATATTCTGAATCCTGTCATTGTTTAGTACCTGAACATCTCTTTTCTTGAGGCTTTTAAGTAAATCTTCAAAGGCATGGATGCCGCTAGTGTCAATATCAGTAACAGCTGCAACAACATAGTTGCTTAATTAGTAAATTCAATTATCAAAATCAATCATGAAAAAGCAAATGAAAAGATTTCATTAAAAGCCTTACGTGACATTTCAACGATGAGATACTGTATACTTGGATATTCACTTGATGTCCTTAGAATCTCTTCATCAGTTAGCCACTTCAATATTCTGTaaattgtgtttgaatcatTCATCAGCCTCACTTCCAAAAAGAAGAAACTATTCTACACTTCCTTAACCTTGAAAAGACATACCTTTCCTTAATGTAGTTGGAATTTGAAAAGTAGATTGCAGAATCAACCCTGACAATCAGCATGCCAGGAATCTGTTCTGCTTTAGGATATTGCAGGATGTTCCTATAAACAGTTGTCCCTGATAGCTTCCCAAGTACTACAGTCCTTGGCCTTGTGACTTGTAAAAGGATTTTCGCGAAAGATATTGCCACCTGTGTGAAAAACAAGATTTTCAAGTTCAACTGCAGTTGCGGTTTCTAAAGTGATTGTGGTCCTATCCATGTTTTGAAAACATGATGCTACTAGTTTGCAAGTATAAGAGAAACGGTGTCTTGTTATATTAATTACCGCGATTAGAAGGCCAATCTCAACACTATGGAAGACAACACCAAAGAAGGCTCCCATGCATGCTAGAAAATCAAATTTGTCAATCTTCCAAAGAAGAATAGCTGCTTTAATGTCAATCAGGTTCAACACAGCAGCTATGATAATTGAGGCAAGCACTGCATTCGGAGTGTACTTGAATAGTGGTGTAATCAGTAACAAGGTTAACAACAACACAAAGGACATAACTATGTTTGATACTGCAGTTTTACAACCAGCCATGTAATTCACAGCTGAGCGCGAAAATGATCCTGCAAAAAGATCAGAAACAAACACTCATTAAAGACTATAAGACGATATACTTACAGGGACGAAAAGCATATTTAATCTTGTACTCAATTAGTCTTTTTTATGGTACCTGTGGCAACATAACAAGATGTCATCGAACCAATAACGTTCATTGTTCCTAGCGCCACCATTTCTCTATTACCATCAATTGAATAGTCTTTCATAGCAGCAAATGTTCTTCCAATGGCCACAGcttcctaaaaaaaataattaaaaaacataaaaaattggctCAAAATGTTCTATAAATTTTGGCTCAATAATTGGTTCAATAAATTTGCTTACCGTGAGTGCTACCATACCAGAAATCAAACCAATCCTAATACCAGCAGTAAAATAATTTCCACTGAAATATATTTCACTAGCAGATGCTGGATTCACACCCTTTTTAATATGTCTCACCTGAAATAGCATAGTTTTTAGTCTTAACTGTACTTCATTTTTCTTTGAAACTATATtcaagaaatttttaaaatttttcttgCTACTTACAATTGCTACTCCTTTGTTGTCTGCCCTTGTAATGTAGACACAAAAAGTAGACACTATAACACATATCATAGGAGATATTGCGGCCACCCAAAAGAGTTTCTTGTTCTTCTTAGCCTATtcattcaagtgtaattatcttacATATATTATAGATTTGAATACACATAATAGTCATATATAATGgttcaataaatattaaatagaaATGAATAGAGGAAGGAAAATTGTTGATATTCTTACAATATATTTGGTTGTAAGAAGGAAAGCCAAGAATGATACTGCAATTAC
It contains:
- the LOC123910633 gene encoding chaperone protein dnaJ 20, chloroplastic-like, whose amino-acid sequence is MHSQHKNIDKNITKMDVLLSLNSPNLINISKPYQYHNLPTLSNKQQIRQPRTQFSISCRATNTKNVPIHEVNDDDDGNFYKVLCLSPKSATMDDIKRAYRTMALQYHPDLCHDRLKNEESTRMFVQVNAAYKTLSNPELKAEYDYEIGLGLRRSRWMEQVIELKRRSHNEGSWGSRMRAMNNINKDDDH
- the LOC123910632 gene encoding high affinity sulfate transporter 2-like yields the protein MSMEEIKSNPSSRKHGDDILPNIHKVASPPKQTLFQDFKHNFNETFFSDDPFAKFKNQTVSRKFVLGLQSVFPIFDWGRGYNLKSFKGDLIAGLTIASLCIPQDIAYAKLAHLEPQYGLYTSFVAPLVYAFMGSSRDIAIGPVAVVSLLLGTLLSDEIKDTKSPEYLRLTFTATFFAGITQMALGLLRLGFLIDFLSHAAIVGFMGGAAITISLQQLKGLLGVKDFTTKTDIISVMRSVFSAAHHGWNWETIVIAVSFLAFLLTTKYIAKKNKKLFWVAAISPMICVIVSTFCVYITRADNKGVAIVRHIKKGVNPASASEIYFSGNYFTAGIRIGLISGMVALTEAVAIGRTFAAMKDYSIDGNREMVALGTMNVIGSMTSCYVATGSFSRSAVNYMAGCKTAVSNIVMSFVLLLTLLLITPLFKYTPNAVLASIIIAAVLNLIDIKAAILLWKIDKFDFLACMGAFFGVVFHSVEIGLLIAVAISFAKILLQVTRPRTVVLGKLSGTTVYRNILQYPKAEQIPGMLIVRVDSAIYFSNSNYIKERILKWLTDEEILRTSSEYPSIQYLIVEMSPVTDIDTSGIHAFEDLLKSLKKRDVQLLVANPGPIVIEKLHASKISDLIGEDKIFLTVGDAVATFGPKGADL